A genomic region of Papaver somniferum cultivar HN1 chromosome 7, ASM357369v1, whole genome shotgun sequence contains the following coding sequences:
- the LOC113296075 gene encoding uncharacterized protein LOC113296075, protein MKTTKANFGVVGIKWDMAKAFDRIEWDFLQAIMSSLGFSQKWCQLIHHCISTAKISILVNGTPMDFFSPTRGLRKGFSRLLTNAATENIIEPVTPAKTGPTISHLLFADDCILFTKATKRSINNLKILIQKFTSSSGQMVNLDKSSVFFSKNMSKEECSDFIEMLQMEQMEDKEKYLGTILQTPISKDKLFDPAVDKVGSRLQMARKVNFSS, encoded by the exons ATGAAGACTACTAAAGCTAATTTTGGAGTGGTAGGAATTAAGTGGGATATGGCCAAAGCATTTGACAGAATTGAATGGGACTTCTTGCAAGCAATCATGAGTAGTTTGGGTTTTTCTCAGAAATGGTGTCAACTGATTCATCACTGCATCAGCACAGCAAAAATATCAATCTTGGTTAATGGAACTCCTATGGATTTCTTCTCTCCTACAAGAGGGCTCAGAAAAG GATTTAGCAGGCTTCTCACAAATGCAGCTACAGAGAATATTATTGAACCAGTCACCCCAGCAAAAACAGGACCAACTATATCCCACTTAttgtttgcagatgactgcatttTGTTCACTAAAGCCACAAAAAGATCTATCAACAACTTGAAGATTTTAATTCAGAAATTTACTTCTTCTTCGGGTCAGATGGTCAACTTggataagtctagtgtttttttCAGCAAAAACATGAGCAAAGAGGAATGTTCAGACTTCATAGAAATGTTGCAGATGGAGCAAATGGAAGACAAAGAAAAGTATTTGGGAACTATTCTGCAAACCCCAATTAGCAAAGACAAATTATTTGATCCAGCGGTGGATAAAGTGGGAAGTAGATTACAGATGGCAAGGAAAGTTAACTTCTCAAGCTAG
- the LOC113296076 gene encoding uncharacterized protein LOC113296076: MHFSENQHNNIDRICISHQETWRKPLENWIKINIDASFISSNTNDGFTLIARDSAGKFLAAMAYSSRSRDVNQVETLVLLRALLWIKEMQFQNVIIEGDNRSVISSCNGSVESFMWEDQNIIRDCQEILHKLESCQVTFKKRSCNNAADKLAKHAITSVKSQIWLEEPPNVIASILAAEGRISS; encoded by the coding sequence ATGCACTTCTCTGAAAATCAGCATAATAACATTGATAGAATTTGCATCAGTCATCAAGAGACATGGAGGAAACCTCTTGAAAAttggataaaaattaacattgatGCTTCTTTTATATCTAGTAATACTAATGATGGGTTTACTTTAATTGCTCGTGATTCTGCAGGAAAGTTCTTGGCAGCAATGGCCTACTCATCAAGATCCAGAGATGTGAATCAAGTTGAAACCTTGGTGCTTCTCAGAGCTCTTCTTTGGATTAAAGAAATGCAGTTCCAAAATGTAATCATTGAAGGGGATAATAGGTCAGTTATTAGTAGTTGTAATGGTAGTGTTGAAAGCTTTATGTGGGAGGATCAAAACATTATCCGAGATTGCCAAGAGATCCTGCACAAGCTAGAGTCATGTCAAGTTACTTTCAAGAAAAGATCTTGCAACAATGCAGCAGATAAACTAGCAAAACATGCTATAACTAGTGTCAAATCTCAAATTTGGCTGGAAGAGCCTCCAAATGTAATTGCTAGTATATTAGCAGCTGAAGGCAGGATTTCGAGTTAG
- the LOC113299747 gene encoding pentatricopeptide repeat-containing protein At1g73400, mitochondrial-like → MPRISFISAIRKSSSLVKAPFLIHLSTSLINPSLNSSPHQYTPGSENVVFPIPVSNLCVLHFPSSTRYCSTCPSSTGTQELTQNVDSEQIYNVIVENCNADKSMESALEVLDVRLTAELVGDILSKLWYEEKIAFRFFTWAGKQEGYMHESKTYDEMIDILSSTKYKVKQFRIVCDLLEYMKRKGRNSVPVEILIDILRKYTEKYLSRVQKCRKKKKVRVRTQPEINAFNLLLDSLCKCCLVEEAETLFTRLKKKVTPDATTYNILFFGWCRVRNPSRGMKVLEEMIGMGHKPENFTYTTAIDAYCRAGLLSEAAALFDFMRTKGSTMSSPTAKTYAIMIVAFANYDRMDECFKLIMDMIACGCLPDVSTYKEVIEGLCLAGKFEEAYKFLEEMGNKGYPADIVTYNCFLKVLCDLKNAEETLKLYGRMTEVGCIPSVHTFNMMIAMFFEMGQPDGAFEAWDEMEKRGCKPDIDTYCVMIEGLFGCGKTEDACFLLGNVVNKGMQLPYRKFDSLLMKLSETGDLQGIHRLSEYMRGFYNPSMARRFAASQKRMSTSLRRK, encoded by the coding sequence ATGCCTCGAATTTCATTCATTTCTGCAATTAGGAAATCTTCGAGTCTTGTAAAAGCTCCatttttgattcatttatctactTCCTTGATAAACCCAAGCTTAAATTCATCACCACATCAATATACTCCAGGTTCAGAGAATGTAGTTTTTCCAATTCCAGTTTCTAATCTATGTGTATTGCATTTCCCGTCCTCGACCCGGTATTGCTCTACCTGTCCATCTTCTACAGGAACTCAAGAACTGACCCAAAATGTGGATTCAGAACAAATATATAATGTGATTGTGGAGAATTGTAATGCAGATAAAAGTATGGAAAGTGCTCTTGAGGTGCTCGATGTTAGGTTAACTGCTGAATTAGTCGGCGACATTCTGTCGAAGCTTTGGTACGAGGAGAAAATAGCATTCAGATTCTTCACATGGGCTGGTAAACAAGAAGGTTATATGCATGAAAGTAAGACTTATGATGAAATGATTGATATACTATCTAGTACTAAATATAAAGTTAAGCAGTTTAGAATTGTTTGTGATTTACTTGAATATATGAAGAGAAAGGGTAGGAATTCGGTGCCGGTTGAGATTCTAAttgatattttgagaaaatatacTGAAAAATACTTAAGTCGAGTTCAGAAGtgtagaaagaagaagaaagtgagagTGAGAACACAACCTGAGATCAATGCCTTTAACTTGTTATTGGATTCTTTATGCAAGTGTTGCTTAGTTGAGGAAGCTGAAACCTTGTTTACGAGGTTAAAAAAGAAGGTTACTCCTGATGCAACTACATATAACATATTGTTTTTTGGGTGGTGTAGAGTGAGAAACCCGAGTAGAGGAATGAAGGTATTGGAGGAGATGATTGGTATGGGTCATAAAcctgagaattttacttatactACTGCCATTGATGCATATTGCAGAGCGGGGTTATTGTCAGAGGCGGCTGCACTTTTTGATTTCATGAGAACAAAAGGTTCTACAATGTCTTCTCCTACTGCAAAAACTTATGCTATTATGATTGTAGCATTTGCTAATTATGATAGAATGGATGAGTGCTTTAAGCTTATAATGGATATGATAGCTTGTGGTTGCTTACCCGATGTTTCAACGTATAAGGAAGTCATTGAGGGACTTTGTCTAGCTGGGAAGTTTGAGGAAGCATATAAGTTTCTGGAAGAAATGGGTAATAAAGGTTACCCAGCGGATATTGTTACCTAcaattgttttcttaaggttCTTTGTGACCTTAAGAATGCAGAAGAAACTCTTAAACTATATGGAAGAATGACTGAGGTGGGATGTATTCCTAGTGTCCATACTTTTAATATGATGATCGCAATGTTCTTCGAGATGGGTCAACCAGATGGGGCATTTGAGGCATGGGATGAGATGGAAAAAAGGGGCTGCAAACCGGATATAGATACTTATTGCGTGATGATTGAAGGTTTATTTGGTTGTGGCAAGACAGAAGATGCTTGTTTTCTTTTGGGAAATGTTGTGAACAAAGGGATGCAGCTGCCATATAGGAAATTTGATTCTTTGCTGATGAAGCTCTCAGAAACAGGTGATCTCCAAGGCATCCATAGACTTTCAGAGTATATGAGAGGCTTCTATAATCCTTCTATGGCGAGGCGTTTCGCCGCAAGTCAGAAACGTATGAGCACAAGTTTAAGAAGAAAGTAG
- the LOC113299748 gene encoding uncharacterized protein LOC113299748 isoform X3, translating to MTCSIGNSSSSPTIRTVTISYPELKDKHADLSMKIEQGFGPNGLGILSISNVPELPSLRQNLLRLAPRLASLPEEVKKELEDPHSRYNFGWSHGKEKLESGKPDMMKGSYYANPVLDRPTEDDSLIQRYPSYCQANIWPGDALPEVEPAFKALGKLMVDVGLILAYHCDRYVSRCMTVKDDEGLEQILLRSRCHKGRLLYYFPEQKSESLQEADNISSWCGWHTDHGSLTGLTCGMFTRNAVEIPCPDKTAGLYIKTRAGQIVKVVFGEDEIAYQIGETTEILSRGSLCATPHCVRAPKGDNTLGVDRSTFAMFMQPDWDENLKFPEEVHLHKELIPPDGTLTFGEYSEKLLDKYYHQKS from the exons ATGACTTGTTCCATCggaaactcttcttcttctccaacaatCAGAACTGTCACTATCTCTTATCCTGAACTCA aggATAAACATGCGGATTTATCGATGAAGATTGAACAAGGTTTTGGACCTAATGGATTGGGAATTCTATCGATTTCAAAT GTACCTGAACTTCCCTCACTGCGTCAAAATCTCCTGCGTCTTGCTCCTAG GTTAGCAAGCCTACCTGAAGAGGTGAAGAAGGAACTTGAAGATCCTCACAGCCG GTATAACTTTGGGtggagtcatgggaaagagaagcTAGAATCTGGCAAACCTG ATATGATGAAAGGCTCTTATTATGCAAATCCAGTGTTAGACAGACCCACAGAAGATGATTCCCTTATCCAGCG GTATCCATCCTATTGTCAGGCAAATATATGGCCCGGTGATGCCTTACCAGAAGTTGAACCTG CTTTTAAAGCCCTTGGGAAGCTGATGGTGGACGTTGGCTTGATTTTGGCATATCATTGCGATCGATATG TATCCAGGTGCATGACAGTGAAGGATGATGAAGGCCTTGAACAGATACTTTTGCGTTCTCGATGTCACAAAGGTCGTCTTCTGTATTATTTTCCAGAGCAGAAAAG TGAATCCCTACAAGAAGCCGACAACATTTCTTCATGGTGTGGATGGCATACAGACCATGGTTCTCTCACAG GTCTCACCTGTGGAATGTTTACGAGAAATGCCGTTGAAATACCTTGCCCTGATAAAACTGCtggtctatatatcaaaacacgAGCCGGTCAGATTGTGAAG GTTGTCTTTGGGGAAGACGAGATAGCTTACCAAATTGGTGAAACAACTGAAATACTTTCCAGAGGTAGTCTATGTGCGACACCACATTGTGTACGG GCACCTAAAGGAGATAACACCCTGGGTGTGGATCGTTCTACTTTTGCAATGTTCATGCAACCGGATTG GGACGAGAATCTCAAATTTCCTGAAGAGGTGCATCTTCACAAAGAG ttaattCCACCGGACGGAACATTAACGTTTGGAGAGTATTCCGAGAAGCTCCTCGACAAATATTATCACCAAAAATCATAA
- the LOC113299748 gene encoding uncharacterized protein LOC113299748 isoform X1 has product MKIEQGFGPNGLGILSISNVPELPSLRQNLLRLAPRLASLPEEVKKELEDPHSRYNFGWSHGKEKLESGKPDMMKGSYYANPVLDRPTEDDSLIQRYPSYCQANIWPGDALPEVEPAFKALGKLMVDVGLILAYHCDRYVSRCMTVKDDEGLEQILLRSRCHKGRLLYYFPEQKSSESLQEADNISSWCGWHTDHGSLTGLTCGMFTRNAVEIPCPDKTAGLYIKTRAGQIVKVVFGEDEIAYQIGETTEILSRGSLCATPHCVRAPKGDNTLGVDRSTFAMFMQPDWDENLKFPEEVHLHKELIPPDGTLTFGEYSEKLLDKYYHQKS; this is encoded by the exons ATGAAGATTGAACAAGGTTTTGGACCTAATGGATTGGGAATTCTATCGATTTCAAAT GTACCTGAACTTCCCTCACTGCGTCAAAATCTCCTGCGTCTTGCTCCTAG GTTAGCAAGCCTACCTGAAGAGGTGAAGAAGGAACTTGAAGATCCTCACAGCCG GTATAACTTTGGGtggagtcatgggaaagagaagcTAGAATCTGGCAAACCTG ATATGATGAAAGGCTCTTATTATGCAAATCCAGTGTTAGACAGACCCACAGAAGATGATTCCCTTATCCAGCG GTATCCATCCTATTGTCAGGCAAATATATGGCCCGGTGATGCCTTACCAGAAGTTGAACCTG CTTTTAAAGCCCTTGGGAAGCTGATGGTGGACGTTGGCTTGATTTTGGCATATCATTGCGATCGATATG TATCCAGGTGCATGACAGTGAAGGATGATGAAGGCCTTGAACAGATACTTTTGCGTTCTCGATGTCACAAAGGTCGTCTTCTGTATTATTTTCCAGAGCAGAAAAG CAGTGAATCCCTACAAGAAGCCGACAACATTTCTTCATGGTGTGGATGGCATACAGACCATGGTTCTCTCACAG GTCTCACCTGTGGAATGTTTACGAGAAATGCCGTTGAAATACCTTGCCCTGATAAAACTGCtggtctatatatcaaaacacgAGCCGGTCAGATTGTGAAG GTTGTCTTTGGGGAAGACGAGATAGCTTACCAAATTGGTGAAACAACTGAAATACTTTCCAGAGGTAGTCTATGTGCGACACCACATTGTGTACGG GCACCTAAAGGAGATAACACCCTGGGTGTGGATCGTTCTACTTTTGCAATGTTCATGCAACCGGATTG GGACGAGAATCTCAAATTTCCTGAAGAGGTGCATCTTCACAAAGAG ttaattCCACCGGACGGAACATTAACGTTTGGAGAGTATTCCGAGAAGCTCCTCGACAAATATTATCACCAAAAATCATAA
- the LOC113299748 gene encoding uncharacterized protein LOC113299748 isoform X2, translated as MDWEFYRFQMLASLPEEVKKELEDPHSRYNFGWSHGKEKLESGKPDMMKGSYYANPVLDRPTEDDSLIQRYPSYCQANIWPGDALPEVEPAFKALGKLMVDVGLILAYHCDRYVSRCMTVKDDEGLEQILLRSRCHKGRLLYYFPEQKSSESLQEADNISSWCGWHTDHGSLTGLTCGMFTRNAVEIPCPDKTAGLYIKTRAGQIVKVVFGEDEIAYQIGETTEILSRGSLCATPHCVRAPKGDNTLGVDRSTFAMFMQPDWDENLKFPEEVHLHKELIPPDGTLTFGEYSEKLLDKYYHQKS; from the exons ATGGATTGGGAATTCTATCGATTTCAAAT GTTAGCAAGCCTACCTGAAGAGGTGAAGAAGGAACTTGAAGATCCTCACAGCCG GTATAACTTTGGGtggagtcatgggaaagagaagcTAGAATCTGGCAAACCTG ATATGATGAAAGGCTCTTATTATGCAAATCCAGTGTTAGACAGACCCACAGAAGATGATTCCCTTATCCAGCG GTATCCATCCTATTGTCAGGCAAATATATGGCCCGGTGATGCCTTACCAGAAGTTGAACCTG CTTTTAAAGCCCTTGGGAAGCTGATGGTGGACGTTGGCTTGATTTTGGCATATCATTGCGATCGATATG TATCCAGGTGCATGACAGTGAAGGATGATGAAGGCCTTGAACAGATACTTTTGCGTTCTCGATGTCACAAAGGTCGTCTTCTGTATTATTTTCCAGAGCAGAAAAG CAGTGAATCCCTACAAGAAGCCGACAACATTTCTTCATGGTGTGGATGGCATACAGACCATGGTTCTCTCACAG GTCTCACCTGTGGAATGTTTACGAGAAATGCCGTTGAAATACCTTGCCCTGATAAAACTGCtggtctatatatcaaaacacgAGCCGGTCAGATTGTGAAG GTTGTCTTTGGGGAAGACGAGATAGCTTACCAAATTGGTGAAACAACTGAAATACTTTCCAGAGGTAGTCTATGTGCGACACCACATTGTGTACGG GCACCTAAAGGAGATAACACCCTGGGTGTGGATCGTTCTACTTTTGCAATGTTCATGCAACCGGATTG GGACGAGAATCTCAAATTTCCTGAAGAGGTGCATCTTCACAAAGAG ttaattCCACCGGACGGAACATTAACGTTTGGAGAGTATTCCGAGAAGCTCCTCGACAAATATTATCACCAAAAATCATAA
- the LOC113299749 gene encoding uncharacterized protein LOC113299749 isoform X2, producing MAMALSRKIIKSLGSSSSSFLSCFESSSKSSFQSSCALKESAFDSSQICKGMISSFIANRRFSTTISTPQSCEAPIPAQLLTSKSVLTSDHKQGLYQDCLFPVTNFHNEEKGFMRLAGDVFDVPIRKDIVHRVVKWQLANRRQGTHSTKTISEVSGTGRKPWPQKGTGRARHGSLRGPQFRHGATMHGPKPRSYAMKLQKKVRRLGLKCALSARMAEGKLLVFDDLEIPTHKTKHIVNCVQQMENSQKVLIVDGGPIDEKLKLATQNLHYVNVLPSIGLNVYSILQHDTLVMSRDAVDRIVERMHTPINR from the exons ATGGCCATGGCTCTCTCCAGGAAGATTATAAAGTCACTTGGATCTTCTTCGTCATCTTTTTTGTCTTGCTTTGAATCCTCCTCTAAATCTTCATTCCAATCTTCTTGCG CTCTCAAAGAATCTGCTTTTGATTCTTCACAAATTTGCAAG GGAATGATTTCCTCTTTTATCGCGAATAGAAGGTTTTCTACTACCATTTCGACTCCTCAATCATGTGAGGCTCCTATTCCAGCTCAGTTGTTGACCAGTAAATCTGTGTTGACCTCAGATCACAAACAAG GATTGTACCAGGACTGTTTATTTCCAGTGACAAATTTCCACAACGAAGAGAAGGGCTTCATGCGTCTGGCTGGTGATGTTTTCGATGTCCCAATCAGGAAAGATATTGTTCATCGTGTTGTGAAATGGCAGCTTGCGAATAGAAGACAG GGTACACATTCAACAAAAACTATTAGTGAAGTTAGTGGCACAGGGAGAAAACCATGGCCACAAAAGGGAACTGGGCGAGCAAGACATGGGTCATTACGTGGTCCACAG TTTAGACATGGTGCTACTATGCATGGCCCCAAGCCACGAAGTTATGCAATGAAACTCCAAAAGAAAGTTAGGCGTCTTGGGCTGAAATGTGCCTTGTCAGCTCGTATGGCCGAAGGCAAG CTACTGGTATTTGATGATCTGGAAATTCCTACCCACAAAACTAAGCACATTGTTAATTGCGTCCAGCAAATGGAGAACAGCCAAAAAGTTCTAATTGTTGATGGAGGTCCCATAGATGAGAAGCTCAAGTTGGCTACTCAGAATCTTCACTATGTCAATGTACTCCCGTCCATT GGTCTTAATGTGTACAGCATTTTGCAAcatgatactctagtgatgtcGCGTGATGCTGTTGATAGAATTGTAGAGAGAATGCACACACCAATCAACCGATAA
- the LOC113299749 gene encoding uncharacterized protein LOC113299749 isoform X1 gives MAMALSRKIIKSLGSSSSSFLSCFESSSKSSFQSSCGMALKESAFDSSQICKGMISSFIANRRFSTTISTPQSCEAPIPAQLLTSKSVLTSDHKQGLYQDCLFPVTNFHNEEKGFMRLAGDVFDVPIRKDIVHRVVKWQLANRRQGTHSTKTISEVSGTGRKPWPQKGTGRARHGSLRGPQFRHGATMHGPKPRSYAMKLQKKVRRLGLKCALSARMAEGKLLVFDDLEIPTHKTKHIVNCVQQMENSQKVLIVDGGPIDEKLKLATQNLHYVNVLPSIGLNVYSILQHDTLVMSRDAVDRIVERMHTPINR, from the exons ATGGCCATGGCTCTCTCCAGGAAGATTATAAAGTCACTTGGATCTTCTTCGTCATCTTTTTTGTCTTGCTTTGAATCCTCCTCTAAATCTTCATTCCAATCTTCTTGCGGCAtgg CTCTCAAAGAATCTGCTTTTGATTCTTCACAAATTTGCAAG GGAATGATTTCCTCTTTTATCGCGAATAGAAGGTTTTCTACTACCATTTCGACTCCTCAATCATGTGAGGCTCCTATTCCAGCTCAGTTGTTGACCAGTAAATCTGTGTTGACCTCAGATCACAAACAAG GATTGTACCAGGACTGTTTATTTCCAGTGACAAATTTCCACAACGAAGAGAAGGGCTTCATGCGTCTGGCTGGTGATGTTTTCGATGTCCCAATCAGGAAAGATATTGTTCATCGTGTTGTGAAATGGCAGCTTGCGAATAGAAGACAG GGTACACATTCAACAAAAACTATTAGTGAAGTTAGTGGCACAGGGAGAAAACCATGGCCACAAAAGGGAACTGGGCGAGCAAGACATGGGTCATTACGTGGTCCACAG TTTAGACATGGTGCTACTATGCATGGCCCCAAGCCACGAAGTTATGCAATGAAACTCCAAAAGAAAGTTAGGCGTCTTGGGCTGAAATGTGCCTTGTCAGCTCGTATGGCCGAAGGCAAG CTACTGGTATTTGATGATCTGGAAATTCCTACCCACAAAACTAAGCACATTGTTAATTGCGTCCAGCAAATGGAGAACAGCCAAAAAGTTCTAATTGTTGATGGAGGTCCCATAGATGAGAAGCTCAAGTTGGCTACTCAGAATCTTCACTATGTCAATGTACTCCCGTCCATT GGTCTTAATGTGTACAGCATTTTGCAAcatgatactctagtgatgtcGCGTGATGCTGTTGATAGAATTGTAGAGAGAATGCACACACCAATCAACCGATAA